One Zingiber officinale cultivar Zhangliang chromosome 10B, Zo_v1.1, whole genome shotgun sequence genomic window, TTTGGAAAACACCTTTTATGTTCTAAATttggataattttaaaattgtcttCCTAACCATtagccttttttttaaaaaaaaaaatacttatcttatctatattatttctaaaaaattaCTACTCAATTCatttatcaattaaaaaaaaataacatctcgttgatataataaaattttaaaattatcatttaCATCATTTATTAATGAGCAATGATATACTCAagataaaaaatttaaggaaaaatttaaaGATAGATACATAAAGTTATGACTTATCATTTCATTTTTTAGATCCTATTATTTTACATGtctattctttaatttttttttctgagtatattatttttctttattaattttttaaattaaatttgaaatcgaaGAGCGCGCCGCGCTGCCTTCGCCGTTAATTTTTTTATTCCTTTTTCGTGGACGAGGTCATTAAAACCTAATGGACAAGCTCGGCTCGCCGGCGACGATTTGATGGAGCGGAGCGGCCCGCCGGAGTCCTGGATGGACTCTCCTTCCTCGATCCGAAGGGGGCGGCTCTCTTCTCCCCCTCCCAGCGCTTTCCTCGCCCCCGCCTTCGACGCCTGCGTCGCCGCCACCCCTCACTCTCCCTCCAGCGGCGACTCCGTCGACATCGATGCCTCCCTCCTCCGCTACACTCGCTCGGGGAAGCACCTTTATCCCTCCGATTCCTTCGATCTTTCTTCGTCCACCACGCGGCGCCTTCGCGGCCATCTCAAGCTCCGGCCCTCTTTGGATTCCCCTCCGCCTGCGTCGGAGGTCGGGGGACGCTCTTTCATCTCGCCTCTGTCTCCGATCGACAACCTCCCGCCGAGGAGGGTCACGAAGTACGTGACGCCTGTGAAGGTGGAGGTGGGGGAGGACATGGTGGTCATGGACGGGGTGCTTTTGAGCGACGCTGGACATGGAATCGGACGGAGTGATATTGAAAGAGATGTGCGCGGCGCCCTGGATGAGAATGGCATCTGCCGCAATGGTTCCAAATGCGTGGTCAATCAATTATTCAGTTTTCTGACGATTTCTTACTAGTTTATTAATCATACTTACTtgccttattattatttttatttctatagcTTCACAATTTCACATAGCACTAGATCCATTCTagtttatttgttatttttcatGGCATCTTTGGCATTACTATATTCTCATTGAAAATGTTGATTTTTCTTATATCGTTTCATTCCTTCTTCAAGCATATATATACCAATTGCACGACTTTTGACATAGATGAAGAAGAACATAGATCCAACATCCATTTGTAGCATAAGAAGATTTGCAATTGCATATCAACATTATGCCACTTGAACTCCTCTGCTCCCTTCGTCTCATTCAAGTTCCATGATTTCTGCCTTAACATCTTCAATTTGATGGAGAGTCTAGCATTAAGTTTGGTTCAATGTGCACAAACCCATATTCCAAGCCCTCAGATAGATCTGTATAGAGGAAGGGAACTAAGGATTCTATCTTCTAAGCCTAAATTTTTTGACATAGATAAAGAAGAACATAGTCCAACATCTATTTTGGCACAAGAAGATTTCCTGTTGCATATCAACACTATGCCACTTGAACTTCTCAGCTCCCTTCATCTAATTCAAGTTCCATGATTTCTTCCACTAACATCTTCAGTTTGAGGGTGAGTCCAGCACTAAGTTTGGTTCACAGAATGCAATTGACAAggaataaaatacttatttttaGGGAATGAAAATATGAATAAACTGAATGGAATAGGAATATATATTCATTAGTACAGTTAATGGAGCAACAAGCTAAACATATTCAAACAAGAATTTGTGTGTTCCATACAAGGAATAACCAAGAGGGATTTAGAGAATAGTAATTATATCAGAGAGTATTCTTGGCTCTGCAACCAAATTCAGGGAAACCTATTCTACCAAAATTCATTGGGAATTGAATAGCTTCTTTTATGAACCAAACATACTATAAGTATGTATAATTTTTTGATATTGTATAAGTATATATATTTTCATCTTCAAGTTTGTATAGAACCCATATTCCGTTTTAATGATTTCCAATTCTGCAGTTTGCTCATTGGGAAGAGAAGCTGCATAATTCCCCTGATGTGAAGCAAAACTCTGAGGTAGGCATGGACATTAGTAGATGATTCTGCAAGACAATGTTACTGTTTTGGACTTTTCATAAATCATGTTTTCTTCCCCTTGCTCATTCACAAGGTATTACTGTGTGAAAGAAACTGAACCATTTGATATTATCCTTGCATGAGATTCACATTAATCAATAGATAAATTCAAATTCTTTATTGTACTATATGTATAATGtttttaaaaggaaaatggaGTTCTAATTTCTGGCCCACCAATGACATTTTAAATATATTGCAACCAAAAGAAAGTGCTAATAACTTATAGTTTCACCCCTGTATAAGTGTAGATAATCTTATCAGAAGTTTGATTTGTATGCTATGCTTTTGTGGGAGATGAAACTTATCATTGTGCAACTAGTAATAAGTAGGGAGAGTCTAAGAAGTACATGTTTTTCTACAAGCAAAGTAGGAGGCTCAGGGACATATACACTTGTTTCTCTAAAATTTACAATTAGTCATGCTCCAGTATACGTCGTGTTCATTGTTACCATAATTACAGTTTAATGTGCATATCAATTAAGAATTCAAAGATTAAGCAAAAACTTGATGTTTACATAATCATA contains:
- the LOC122030475 gene encoding uncharacterized protein LOC122030475 isoform X2 encodes the protein MERSGPPESWMDSPSSIRRGRLSSPPPSAFLAPAFDACVAATPHSPSSGDSVDIDASLLRYTRSGKHLYPSDSFDLSSSTTRRLRGHLKLRPSLDSPPPASEVGGRSFISPLSPIDNLPPRRVTKYVTPVKVEVGEDMVVMDGVLLSDAGHGIGRSDIERDVRGALDENGICRNGSKCFAHWEEKLHNSPDVKQNSELSARRFGWCSNHSLPSATDVFAAGEFTKNVASASPTTLLNTETNCSKLKICCLSPQRSIDLHLNLSKPALLTEGGTISDLPPLITDLTEAYNTKLVAPLASPMPLKSFQLLLTEIEDAQITRVLYGLNQRSRLPVFTQFCIAHVEEEGSESNT
- the LOC122030475 gene encoding uncharacterized protein LOC122030475 isoform X1, giving the protein MERSGPPESWMDSPSSIRRGRLSSPPPSAFLAPAFDACVAATPHSPSSGDSVDIDASLLRYTRSGKHLYPSDSFDLSSSTTRRLRGHLKLRPSLDSPPPASEVGGRSFISPLSPIDNLPPRRVTKYVTPVKVEVGEDMVVMDGVLLSDAGHGIGRSDIERDVRGALDENGICRNGSKCVFAHWEEKLHNSPDVKQNSELSARRFGWCSNHSLPSATDVFAAGEFTKNVASASPTTLLNTETNCSKLKICCLSPQRSIDLHLNLSKPALLTEGGTISDLPPLITDLTEAYNTKLVAPLASPMPLKSFQLLLTEIEDAQITRVLYGLNQRSRLPVFTQFCIAHVEEEGSESNT